One window of Siniperca chuatsi isolate FFG_IHB_CAS linkage group LG19, ASM2008510v1, whole genome shotgun sequence genomic DNA carries:
- the LOC122866908 gene encoding trichohyalin-like → MTFKLTLSAFGYNNWAKQLEDREKENEALGTQVEMLKAHLQGAEQHIACKEEKVGELSTRLESETKENKFLWKQVEQLTNNLQKERSVSLELTEQLQQQKGALQQELEAEKRSHAERVRVDQELIQRLRDEQDALRQELETLETKLGDLTSTNLKLATKLKTEEVVSQALQREFSQLNKELKEQEEEFLPEPEVFEEKLPEKKKRRSVWKRVRHFLGLRKKNERREKESTSN, encoded by the exons ATGACCTTCAAGCTGACTCTATCAGCCTTTGGTTACAACAATTGGGCCAAGCAGCTGGAGGACCGTGAGAAAGAAAACGAGGCTTTGGGCACCCAGGTCGAGATGTTGAAGGCTCACCTGCAGGGTGCTGAGCAGCACATAGCCTGTAAGGAGGAGAAGGTTGGCGAGCTCTCTACCAGACTGGAGTCAGAGACTAAAGAGAACAAGTTCCTATGGAAGCAGGTAGAGCAGCTCACCAACAATCTCCAAAAAGAGAGGAGCGTGAGCCTGGAGCTGACTGAGCAGTTGCAGCAACAGAAAGGCGCCCTTCAGCAAGAACTTGAGGCAGAGAAAAGGTCTCACGCTGAAAGGGTGAGAGTGGATCAGGAGCTGATCCAGAG GCTGAGGGATGAGCAGGATGCCCTCCGTCAAGAGTTGGAGACCCTGGAAACAAAACTGGGGGATCTGACATCAACCAATCTCAAGCTTGCCACCAAGCTCAAGACTGAGGAGGTGGTCAGTCAGGCCCTCCAGAGAGAATTTTCCCAGCtgaacaaagagctgaaagagcaggaggaggagttCCTTCCAGAGCCCGAAGTATTTGAGGAGAAGCtcccagagaaaaaaaagaggcgCTCAGTCTGGAAAAGAGTCCGCCACTTTCTCGGTTTGAGGAAGAAGAACGAGAGGCGGGAGAAGGAGTCCACATCCAACTAA